The Nyctibius grandis isolate bNycGra1 chromosome 14, bNycGra1.pri, whole genome shotgun sequence genome segment CTTTGGCTAAGTGTCCAGAACGTAGGGGTGGAGataatgctttcctttttttttttttctctgtgtgcagaTACTAgagctggaaaaacagattcTGAGGCAAAAGCAAAGAACAGCGAAGGTGAAACAAGCAAACTGCAGCAAACGGCTGAAAAAACAGTTGGAGACAGCGGAGATGCGTCTAAACCACGTAAGCACCCATTTTGCAGACCTTTGGAGACCATGTGCGGGGCCACACTGGGGCCTGGGTGCGAAACACTTTTTTGGTGAGGACAATGGATGATGGTGCAAATGCATTTGGTTGACACAAGCTGGACAAAGGACCTGGTTTGTTCCCCTGGCCTGATTGCTCCCAGAATATCTCAAAGGCTCCTTCAAGCTTGGTGACCCAAATGCAGCACTTGTGCCATGCCAAGAATGCTGAAGGTCTGCACCTGCTTAGTGATAAAACCGAGCTGCCTGAAGGCACCTTGCCTTGGACAACGCCAGCTTGAGGTCTCTTCTGTCATCAGCCTGGCCTACTGTTGCCTCCCCTGTCTTGGGGAGGAGGATAGTGCAGGACCAACTGAAAATCTCTTGGGCTGTGTTTGTCCCAGCCCAGGTCAAGGTCTTTCAGCAGAGACCTGAGCCCCTCAGTCCCGCACTGGCTTCAAAGCTTTtgcttccctctccccaggcCACTGTCTGTTTCGATACCATCATGACCATAAACAACAAGCTGCGAGAAGAGGTTGAGCACATCCGAATGGAGAAGGCCGTTTTGGACAACTTGCACTTCAAGCTCGTTAAGAAGGTGGATCGGCAGCGGAGGAGGATAAACACTGCCGCTGAGCAATTGGAACAAGCCCACGAGCAGCGGTATGTGGCCTTGTGAGCCCTCTGTGGCAAACTCGGCACCGACGGGCGATGCCAGTGACGAGAATCGGTGCAAAGAGAGACCGAAGGCAACTTCAGAGAGAGGATTCACCACTCTTGTCTAGAGCTGGGTGCTAACGGTTAGGTGCCTGGTCAGGGCAGGGGGACTGGTACCTCCAGGGTGATTTACTCCACCTATGCCAGACGTTTCTCAAGATGGAGTGACTTGCCCCATGGAGCAGTCTCTTTGCTCTGAGTCCCACCTGGGCCCACAGAGGGGGATGCAGCAGACCTGGAGCAGAGGCCAGCCAGCTCCGGTCAAAGTGAGCCTGGCTGCCACGGTTGGGTGCTGTGTCCGAGTAGAAAACCCCAGCAAGAGCTGTGTTAGCTTGGTGCTGGCCTTGGGCTAACACAGCTGCATGCGGATGAGAGCTGGGCAACGTGCACAGCATCACGGGGGCTTTACTGGGTCAGGCACAGAAATGCATGGGAATGGCCAGGAATACAAAACCTCATCCCTACGCAGGGTGTAACTTTCTGCTCTCTGTGCGCAGGTCGGAGGCTCTGGCAAGGATTTCAAGAATGAAGGAAAGGCACAACGAAGAGACTGAAAAGTACAATATCGAGATGAAGACTAGAGGGCGTATCCTCGACCAGGAGAACAGCCTGAAAACCTTCATGTTCACCAAACTGGCATCCCGCTCTGAATGGGAGGAACAAGCCAAACTGAGAAAAGGTATCAGATGAGAGAAACCACGTGCAAGTGGGACCGCAAGGCAGGAGCCTGCAGGGTTGGCAAGGGGGCTGCCTATAGTACTGCACCCCAAAGGCAGGACCTCTCCCCTGCCCGCAGGCTCCTTCACCccccctctgccctgcagaagaaaagtgaCAACCAAGTGGGGCTACCCAAAACCATGTGTCTTGGGGTGCCCTTGGGGAagtgggagggatggggaggcagggagctgcctCCATGTGCAACCATGGCTCCTTTTATCCTCCCGGGGAGGGACCCCACTGTGTTTGCCCCATTTCCAAGCAGACTGTGAGCTCCTTGCTTAATTTATGAGTGAAATAAAGACACCTTCTGCCCCGAGCACCCCGCCAAACCCACAGCAGCCGCAGGGGAAGGCTCTGCAAAGGGCAGCCCGTGGGGCCATGCACAGCCCAGgctctctgtctctccctcaGCCTTGAAGGCACAGGCCAAGCGGGGCCAAGGAGAGAGCCAGGAGGTGGCTTACATGCTCCtgctggagctggcagaagaTGGGGACATTGACCGGCTGCTGAACGGCTTCACcgaaaaggagaggaggaacatGGCCTATGCCACCTACTCCATGGAGCTGAAAGAGAAGGTGCACAAGATGGAGAGGAGGATCAAAGACATCCAGGTCTGTTCCAGGGTCTTCATGTCTCCCGTTTCTTAGCTGGTGCTTTTGGGCTGGGGTGGGTTTTTCCTCTCCCATGTGTCCCAGCATGACTGCCCACAGCAGCTCACAGCCTGCCACATGGGTGGGATTAGGGGAATGCAAAGGGGAAGCCAAAAATATAACTGGGATGATAGATAGAGCGCTGCGTTCTCTGAGCTAAAAGCGTCTCAATGCTGCCACCGTGTACCCAGCAAAAATACTGCAGTGTCCAGGGGGTCCTAGAGCTGCCTTGGCTGTGtgcagggctggctggagcGAGGAGTGGTGCCTGTGGTGGGGTCATCGCCTGCCCTCCTGGCCTGGGGACAGAGGTCCCCAGAGGGGCCAAGTgggctgtccctgctcccagggCGGAGGGGTGGTCCCCAGTCTCTGTGAGGCCCGTCTGGTGGGCATTCAGCCAGCACCCCCTGCGTGTGCTTGTgtttacacagaacaaaattaCGGGCCTCGAGATGGAGCGGGAGCaaggagagagaagcagcactggtgtcctgcaggagctggaggtaTGGCGGCCAGGATTTCCCTCTGCGGGGGCAGCAGAGCCCTCTCTGTCCCAGCATGTGTCCTAGGGATTCCAGTCCTGTCAACGCTGGGGCCTCGTCTGGGGCATGGGAAGCTTGGGATCCCCTTCATAGAGCCTTTCCTCTACAGGGATGGGAGcatcccacagcctctcctTGGATGTGTCCAGACTGgaactgggcagcactggggtggtggggagagcagggggcTGTTCTGACACCTACCAAATCCTTTGCTGACAGGAAGAACTGTTGGAGAAGACTAAGGAAGCCGACTGCTACCAGGATAGATGCAAAGAGACCAGCACAGTCCTAAACCAGCTCAAATCTGGCCTGGACTCCCTCCTCAAAGACGTCGGCTGCGACGTTATGCAGATAGTGAAGCAGCTCGGAGACGACGGGCAGATCACGAATTCAAACGTGATGCAGGTTTTCGGTGGGTCAGAGCTACCCCTCTTCCCCCGCCACATGGCCCGGACCTTGTACGTCCACCACCTGCTTGCACTGTGTTTTAATTGAGCTGGTTTTTCTCCCCTGCCCCGTCATGCCTGGCTGTCCCTAACGTGAATTTGAGGGTGCCAAATTGCCAGCAAATTCTGGCTGTATAAACATGAGAGTGGAGCCCAAAGGCCTCATCTTGGCTctgggtgcaggacccagccTTGGGCCCTGGCCCCTGGGGAGACAGGCTGCCTGCTGGCACTGCCTCGGGGAGATCCATGGATCCCCTGCTCAGCAAAGAGCCAGGGGTGGGTTTGGGCAGGGGTGCGGTGCGGGGCCCTGCGGGACGGcgttccctctctccctcccagaTCTCCTGGGGAAGATAATCgacaagctgctgctgcaagaGTCCGTCCAGCGCTACACGGTGGCTGATAAGTGGAATCTGGCAGAGTCCTTCGCCAGCCCGTTCCTTCCCGGCATCCAGCTCCCCCAGGAGAAGGACGGGGCCCAggtctgcctgctgcagcccatcGAGGACGGCACCGCCGACGCCATCTATGGCTGTGAGtgtgggaggtgggagggagggtCTGGGGCCACGCCGCCAGCCAATCCACGCTTCCCCTCTGTCTGCCTGGCCAATCCCCTGCTGCCACCTGTCCTCCCCAGCCAATCCCAACGCGCCTGTCGCGCCCCACCGGCTGTATGAGGCCCGTGGCTGTGTGCGTGACAGGGCGGCCATTTTCTTGGGCAGCGGAGGCACCGCTGGACCACGACCAGCTGTACCAGATGATTCttcagagactggagaaggagcAGGGCACCACCTCCTGCGTGGACGAGGAGGGGGAGGAACAGCATCAAGATTCAGGAGCTCAGCTGGAAGAACTTAAATAAATAGTTTCACTCTTGATAGTCCCCCTGTGCTTTTTCACCCCTGCTGTCGTTCCAGCTCCCTTCCCCTCTGGAAGGAGCCCAACACCTTCTGCACGCTTCGAAAGCTCCCCAGATGATATTTTGGTGTGGCTTTGCCCGGTGCTGACAGCAGCCACGGCCGGGGGTGGGAGTAGCTGCTCTGCGGGGGGTGCCGTCCCCGTTGCACAGCCCAACGTGCTGCCCGCAGCAGGGCATCGCGCGGCTCCTGGGGAGGTGATGGGGACCACGGTCCCAGTCCTGCACCACGCCTGCTCCGGGGGGCCTGGGGAGGGTacggggggatgcaggggggatAAGCGCGCTTGCTGGGTGTTCCCTGCTAAGCTGGGAGAAGCAGGCAACTCTCTGCTGCCTAAAGCAAAGCCGAGCTCAGTGTTGGTCCTGGGCTTGTGGGACCAGGTGGCTGCTAGCCACAGCCTGGCGCGAAACAGGCTGtttggggctgggagctgggtcAGGCTGGGAAACAGCGGGACGGAGGGACCCACGAGCACGTGAGGGTGATGtgcagcggggccgggaggcTGGGGGCAGTGGGGTTGGGGAGGGATCCGGGGGTCCCGCTGGGCACAGATGCACCACGCCAGCCCAAGCACCACTCACACCAGCGGCTGGATTTCCTCTCACCAGTTTAATGTGGCTGCCATTCATGTGTTCCCCGTGACAAGCGGGTCTGCAGCACGGAGGGGGTTGTGGGGGGAGGCAAAGGGACCCCCCCCGGTGTGACCTACACAGAGGTGATCTCATGGCGCCAGCGCCGAGCATGGGCTAGTCCTTCTCTTCGCCGTGCGTAATGACGTGGACAAGGTTCTTGTAATCCAGGTTGCCAGACATGTCTGGAGGGAAGGCGGCGAACATCTGATCGACCTGCCGGGAAAGAGTCGGGGTGAAAAGGCGTCATAGAAGGGGTTtgtggctggggctgggaggggggtcTGTCGGGATGGAGGGCACGGGAGGCTGGCAGAGGGTGGGAGGGAGCTTGTACCTCCTCCTTGGAGAACCTCTCGCCCTGCGTCATCAGCATTTCTTTGATGCTGCAAAGAAGAGAGCGTGGTGAGCACCAGGGAGGCTTCGGTGGGGATGCCCGCTCTcccccctgggcacccctgCACTCACTAGGCAGATTTCAGGCCTTTCCCCTCTGGATCGAACACCTTGAACGCGTTCAGGATCGTCTCCTCCGGGTCGGCACCTGAGGGTGACACGGTCACGGCC includes the following:
- the CCDC63 gene encoding coiled-coil domain-containing protein 63, with the translated sequence MENPPTLHCDVTVVANRPVAVAQSAGQCGAQDGVTGEGSSLKQNVSDVPVKDKKKMAGEMRRLQNKLRVAAEKRKTHVANVRRQIQTQEKERASLPQKHKVVSSTPSQVTRTRNAVLDERDRVELQRLLQTKHKCDDLLRDRKAPLAELDKQILELEKQILRQKQRTAKVKQANCSKRLKKQLETAEMRLNHATVCFDTIMTINNKLREEVEHIRMEKAVLDNLHFKLVKKVDRQRRRINTAAEQLEQAHEQRSEALARISRMKERHNEETEKYNIEMKTRGRILDQENSLKTFMFTKLASRSEWEEQAKLRKALKAQAKRGQGESQEVAYMLLLELAEDGDIDRLLNGFTEKERRNMAYATYSMELKEKVHKMERRIKDIQNKITGLEMEREQGERSSTGVLQELEEELLEKTKEADCYQDRCKETSTVLNQLKSGLDSLLKDVGCDVMQIVKQLGDDGQITNSNVMQVFDLLGKIIDKLLLQESVQRYTVADKWNLAESFASPFLPGIQLPQEKDGAQVCLLQPIEDGTADAIYGSEAPLDHDQLYQMILQRLEKEQGTTSCVDEEGEEQHQDSGAQLEELK